The sequence below is a genomic window from Nostoc flagelliforme CCNUN1.
GGACGTCGCAACCACCATAAAGAGATATGTCATTTTTGGTTTTGCTACTACTACAGATCCTAATCAACCAGTTGCAGTTATCAACAGGGTTAGCAGCAACGAAAACACTGCCATTAACATTTCAGTCTTAGCTAACCACAGCAACCCATTAACAGTGACAAATGTCAACGGTAGTGTGGTGACTGTTGGCACTTCTATTACCCTTAATTCTGGTGCTTTACTGACTTTTAATGCAGATAACACCTTCACCTACAACCCCAACGCTGAATTTGAAACTTTGGGTGTAGGTGAAACTGGCATCGACGGCTTTAGCTACACTATCAGGGATGGGATCTCAACCAGTACAAATAGGGTCAACCTGACTATCAACGGGGTGAATGACGCACCCACCTTGATTTCTGCTTTTAACCTTTCCTCCCTAAACGGCAGCAACGGTTTCACGATCAACGGCATTGATGCATATGACTACTCAGGCTCCCGCATTAGCAGTGCCGGAGACATCAACGGTGACGGCTTCGACGACCTGATTATTGGGGCAACAGGTCGCGACTCCAGCATTGCAGGTGCTGAGGAAAGCTACGTAGTCTTTGGCAGCAGCAGTGGCTTTGGAGCGAGCCTCAATCTCTCGTCCCTGGATGGCAGCAACGGCTTCCTCATCAACGATATCGATCCATATGACTCCCGCATTAGCAGTGCCGGAGACATCAACGGCGACGGCATCGACGACCTGATTATCGGGGCAAGTGGTGCCTCTCCCAACGGCAAGTATAGTGCTGGGGAGAGCTATGTAGTCTTTGGCAGCAGCAGTGGCTTTGGAGCGAGCCTCAATCTCTCGTCCCTGAACGGTAGCAACGGCTTCCTGATCAACGGTATCAATGAACGTGACTTATCAGGCGGCTCCGTCAGCAGTGCCGGAGACATTAATGCTGACGGCATCAACGACCTGATTATTGGGGCAGGTAATGCGTCCCCTAACGGTCAGTCAGTGGCTGGGGAGAGCTACGTAGTCTTTGGCAAAACCAGTGGCTTTGGATCAGTGCTCAACCTCTCGTCCCTAGACGGCAGCAACGGCTTTGTGCTCAACGGTATCGATACAAGTGACAATTCAGGCAACTCAGTCAGCAGTGCCGGAGACATCAACGGTGACGGCATCGACGACCTGATTATCGGAGCACCCCTCGCCGACCCCAACGGCAAGTATAGTGCTGGGGAGAGCTATGTAGTCTTTGGCAAAACCAGTGGCTTTGGAGCGAGCCTCAACCTCTCGTCCCTAGACGGTAGCAATGGCTTCGTAATCAATGGCATCAATGAACGTGACAATTCAGGCAACTCAGTCAGCAGTGCCGGAGACTTTAATGGTGATGGCATCGACGACCTGATTATCGCTGCTGGGGAGAGCTACGTAGTCTTTGGCAAAACCAGTGGCTTTGGAGCGAGCCTTAACCTCTCGTCCCTAGACGGTAGCAACGGTTTCGCGATCAATGGCAATGGTGGGTTTGACTACTCAGGCAGATCCGTTAGAAGTGCCGGAGACTTTAACGGTGACGGCTTCGATGACCTAATTATCGGAGCACCTAATGCCTCTGCCAACGGTCAACGACAAGCTGGGCAAAGCTATGTACTCTTTGGTAGTAGCAGTGGCTTTGGAGCGAGCTTTAACCTCTCGTCCTTGAATGGCAGCAACGGCTTCGCCCTCAACGGCATTAATGCAAATGATTCTTTAGGCAACTCCGTTAGCAGTGCCGGAGACTTTAACCGTGATGGCTTCGATGACCTAATTATCGGAGCACGTGATGCCTCTTTCAACGGTAAGTCCCGTGCTGGGGAGAGCTACGTCATCTTTGGCTTTGCGCCCAAGGCTACCACCGAGGAAGATACTCCCGTTAACATCATTGCCAGCACCATTCTCAGGAGATATACAGATGTAGAGGGCGACACTCTAAGTATTAGTGACTTTACCAACCCTGCTAACGGCACGCTCACCTTCAACAACAATGATACTCTTGGCAATGCCAGCGATGATTACTTAATCTACACTCCCAACCCCAACTACAACGGCGCTGACAGCTTCACCTACACTGTCAGCGATCACAATGGCGGCACTATTACTGGTACTTTTAACGTGAACGTTAAGCCAGCCAATGACGTACCCGTTGCAGTCAATGATACTGCTACCTCTGCCAAAAATACTGCTGTGAGCATTCGAGCAAATACCCTGCTGGCTAACGATCGCGACATCGATAGCATTAACCTCAGTATCACTGGTGTCAGTAGTGCAACTAACGGTATTGCGGTGCTGAAAAATAACGGCACTCCTAAAAACTCGGCAGATGACTTTATTGTGTTTACCCCAACTAGCGGGTTTAGTGGTGCGGCTAACTTCAACTACACCATTACTGATGGTCAACTCACTAGTACTGCTAAGGTGACTGTACAAGTAGGCGATCGCCTTTTTGCTAGCAACGGCAACGACCATCTCAACGGCACTCCTGGAAATGACTACCTCTGTGGCGGTAATGGTAATGATACCCTTGTTGGTGGTAATGGTAATGATAGGTTGTCTGGTGGTTTTGGTAGCGATATCCTCACGGGTGGCAATGGTCAGGATAAATTTATCTTTGCCCCTAGAGAAGGTACTGATACTATTACCGACTTCTGCAAGTACATAGACTTGATTGGCTTGTCTGGTGGTTTGACCTTCAAACAATTAAGTTTCTCTAGTAACAACATCATCGTCACTGCCACTAATGAAATTTTGGCAACGCTGACTGGTATTAATACCACGACGTTGACTGCCACTAATTTCACTATCGTCTAGAATATGGTTTTGCCCACACACGGCGGTTTCTTTTCGTAGACAATGCAACTTTTAGAGAAGCAAAATTGCACTTTCGCTTTGTTAACGCCTCTCTACATTCAACCCCAAGTAAATTCGACTTTTTATTTTCGCAAAAATCAATGTTAAAGCAAAACGGAAACATGAGAATAAAAATCTTCAGAAGCATCTTTGCTGCTGTCAACTTAGCGCTAATTTCTGGAGGATTAGTTAGTTGTGTTGAAGTACCACAGCCACTTGCTCCAACTGAGCAACAAAAACCAGTCCTACAACCTAACCAACAGCCTAACCAGACAAACCAGAACGAGGAAGATGACGACGACAAAGATGGCGATCGCAAAAATGATAAAGACGATGATGATAAAGACGATAACGACTAAATAAAGGCAA
It includes:
- a CDS encoding tandem-95 repeat protein; its protein translation is MASNPAVFNLSDLNGDNGFAIIGFDLGYSFVNINTSVSSAGDINGDGFDDLIIGAVQTNFNGAKKLLAGESYVVFGKSSGFGASFDLLSLDGSNGFKINGIDEGDKLGISVSSGKDINGDGFDDLIIGALDASPNGKYNAGESYVVFGKSSSFGASFDLLSLNGSNGFVINGIDAGDKSGSSLSNAGDINGDGIDDLIIGARGASPNGNLRAGESYVVFGSSSGFGASLNLSDLNGSNGFVINGINEGDYSGVFVSNAGDINGDGIDDLIIGANGASPNGKYRAGGSYVVFGKTSGFGSVLNLSSLDGSNGFVINGINEFDFSGNSVSNAGDINGDGIDDLIIGASGASLNGQRQAGKSYVVFGSNSGFGASFNLLSLDGSNGFVFNGIDAYDNSGSSISSAGDFNGDGFDDLIIGASGASPNGKYRAGESYVVFGSSSGFGAVINPSDLNGSNGFVINGIDADDFSGSSISSAGDINGDGFDDLSIGAPVLSRDVATTIKRYVIFGFATTTDPNQPVAVINRVSSNENTAINISVLANHSNPLTVTNVNGSVVTVGTSITLNSGALLTFNADNTFTYNPNAEFETLGVGETGIDGFSYTIRDGISTSTNRVNLTINGVNDAPTLISAFNLSSLNGSNGFTINGIDAYDYSGSRISSAGDINGDGFDDLIIGATGRDSSIAGAEESYVVFGSSSGFGASLNLSSLDGSNGFLINDIDPYDSRISSAGDINGDGIDDLIIGASGASPNGKYSAGESYVVFGSSSGFGASLNLSSLNGSNGFLINGINERDLSGGSVSSAGDINADGINDLIIGAGNASPNGQSVAGESYVVFGKTSGFGSVLNLSSLDGSNGFVLNGIDTSDNSGNSVSSAGDINGDGIDDLIIGAPLADPNGKYSAGESYVVFGKTSGFGASLNLSSLDGSNGFVINGINERDNSGNSVSSAGDFNGDGIDDLIIAAGESYVVFGKTSGFGASLNLSSLDGSNGFAINGNGGFDYSGRSVRSAGDFNGDGFDDLIIGAPNASANGQRQAGQSYVLFGSSSGFGASFNLSSLNGSNGFALNGINANDSLGNSVSSAGDFNRDGFDDLIIGARDASFNGKSRAGESYVIFGFAPKATTEEDTPVNIIASTILRRYTDVEGDTLSISDFTNPANGTLTFNNNDTLGNASDDYLIYTPNPNYNGADSFTYTVSDHNGGTITGTFNVNVKPANDVPVAVNDTATSAKNTAVSIRANTLLANDRDIDSINLSITGVSSATNGIAVLKNNGTPKNSADDFIVFTPTSGFSGAANFNYTITDGQLTSTAKVTVQVGDRLFASNGNDHLNGTPGNDYLCGGNGNDTLVGGNGNDRLSGGFGSDILTGGNGQDKFIFAPREGTDTITDFCKYIDLIGLSGGLTFKQLSFSSNNIIVTATNEILATLTGINTTTLTATNFTIV